In a single window of the Elaeis guineensis isolate ETL-2024a chromosome 6, EG11, whole genome shotgun sequence genome:
- the LOC105046440 gene encoding hydroxyproline O-galactosyltransferase GALT6 gives MRRSKVDVVLSLSRQRSLQALLALALIYVAVVVLFEFPFLTRRIAASGGGGVIGVGDGMTRVLHLDSEEATEARFSPARPSKGPFRLPKSSSVPHPPHNLRRRRRSLIVSGLNFVEHNATGRGPISELHKSARDAWELGAKLLNELKSAPLLAPPASPEENRTEESCPHSIILTGAEFRERGSVMLLPCGLTLGSQITLVAKPRPAHPDYDPKITTLKEEDQAIMVSQFMMELQGLKTVDGEEPPRILHFNPRLKGDWSGKPVIEQNTCYRMQWGASQRCEGWKSMADEETVDGLVKCEKWIRDDDDRSEESKGTWWLNRLIGRTKKVSMDWPYPFVEDKLFVLTLSAGLEGYHVSVDGRHVTSFPYRTGFVLEDATGLSLNGDLAIESVFAGSLPTLHPTYAPPRHLEWLTEWRALPLPEGPVELFIGILSAGNHFAERMAVRKSWMSAIRKSSNMVARFFVALNGRREVNMELKKEAQFFGDIVIVPYMDSYDLVVLKTVAICDYGVHAVSAKYIMKCDDDTFVGVDAVMSEVKKIPSGRSLYMGNINYHHKPLRQGKWAVTYEEWPEEDYPPYANGPGYVLSSDISSFIVSEFEKQKLRLFKMEDVSMGMWVEKFNTTRPVEYVHDLKFCQFGCIDNYYTAHYQSPRQMICMWDKLQTGKPQCCNMR, from the exons ATGAGGAGATCGAAGGTGGACGTGGTGCTCTCCCTCAGCCGGCAGCGATCGCTCCAAGCCCTCCTCGCCCTGGCGCTTATCTATGTTGCTGTCGTCGTCTTGTTTGAGTTCCCATTCCTCACCCGCCGGATCGCTGCCTCCGGCGGTGGTGGCGTCATTGGCGTTGGGGACGGTATGACGCGTGTTCTCCACCTCGATAGCGAGGAGGCGACGGAGGCGAGGTTCTCACCCGCAAGACCGTCCAAGGGCCCCTTCCGACTCCCGAAGTCCTCCTCCGTTCCGCACCCGCCCCACAATCTCCGGCGGCGGCGCCGGTCTCTCATCGTCTCAGGCCTCAACTTCGTGGAACACAACGCCACCGGTCGCGGCCCTATCTCGGAGCTGCACAAGTCCGCGAGGGACGCATGGGAGCTCGGGGCGAAGCTGTTGAATGAGCTAAAGTCGGCGCCTTTGTTAGCGCCGCCGGCTTCGCCGGAGGAGAATCGGACGGAAGAGAGCTGCCCGCACTCGATCATACTGACGGGGGCCGAGTTCCGGGAGAGGGGGAGCGTGATGCTTCTCCCCTGTGGGCTGACGCTGGGGTCCCAGATCACTCTGGTGGCGAAGCCGCGTCCGGCCCACCCGGATTACGACCCCAAGATAACGACGCTGAAGGAAGAAGATCAAGCGATCATGGTGTCGCAGTTCATGATGGAGCTGCAGGGCCTGAAAACGGTCGACGGCGAGGAACCGCCGAGGATCCTCCACTTCAACCCCCGGTTGAAGGGGGACTGGAGCGGGAAGCCGGTGATAGAGCAGAACACTTGCTACCGCATGCAGTGGGGTGCGTCTCAGCGGTGCGAGGGGTGGAAGTCCATGGCTGATGAGGAGACTG TTGATGGGTTGGTGAAGTGTGAAAAGTGGATCCGTGACGATGATGACCGGTCAGAGGAGTCAAAGGGAACATGGTGGTTAAACCGTTTGATTGGTCGGACAAAGAAGGTTTCCATGGATTGGCCGTACCCATTTGTAGAAGATAAGTTGTTTGTTCTTACTCTTAGTGCTGGTTTAGAAGGTTATCATGTCAGTGTCGATGGGAGGCACGTAACTTCTTTCCCTTATCGCACT GGGTTCGTTCTTGAAGATGCAACTGGCCTGTCGTTGAATGGCGACCTCGCCATTGAATCTGTATTCGCTGGTTCATTGCCTACACTGCATCCTACTTATGCTCCACCAAGGCATTTGGAGTGGTTAACTGAATGGCGGGCCCTTCCACTTCCTGAGGGACCTGTTGAACTGTTTATTGGCATCCTTTCAGCAGGCAACCATTTTGCAGAGCGTATGGCTGTGAGGAAGTCATGGATGTCTGCCATTAGaaaatcatcaaacatggttgCTCGATTTTTTGTTGCTCTG AACGGAAGAAGGGAAGTGAATATGGAGTTGAAGAAAGAGGCACAGTTCTTTGGTGACATTGTTATAGTGCCTTATATGGATAGCTATGATCTTGTCGTTTTGAAGACTGTTGCCATATGCGATTATGGG GTTCATGCAGTTTCTGCAAAGTACATAATGAAGTGCGATGATGACACCTTCGTTGGAGTTGATGCAGTGATGAGTGAAGTCAAGAAAATCCCAAGTGGCAGAAGCCTGTATATGGGGAATATAAATTACCACCACAAGCCCTTGCGACAAGGGAAGTGGGCTGTGACATATGAG GAATGGCCTGAAGAAGATTATCCACCATATGCAAATGGTCCAGGCTATGTTTTGTCTTCTGATATTTCAAGCTTTATCGTATCAGAATTTGAGAAACAAAAATTAAgg TTGTTTAAAATGGAAGATGTGAGCATGGGCATGTGGGTTGAGAAGTTCAACACGACAAGACCTGTGGAATATGTCCATGACCTTAAGTTTTGTCAGTTTGGCTGCATAGATAATTACTACACAGCACACTACCAGTCCCCGAGGCAGATGATTTGCATGTGGGACAAGTTGCAGACAGGGAAACCTCAGTGCTGCAACATGAGATGA